One Candidatus Kryptobacter tengchongensis DNA segment encodes these proteins:
- a CDS encoding methylglyoxal synthase: MKRKTIALIAHDRKKADMVAFATQNRKKLEKFNLIGTGTTAKLVKEKTGLKVKAYHSGPYGGDVEIAALVVKGKCDVVIFLHDPLEPHPHDPDIKTLMRVCDVYNVPLATNLSTAEIIINAISEMDFD, encoded by the coding sequence ATGAAACGCAAAACGATAGCCCTTATAGCTCATGATAGAAAAAAAGCTGACATGGTTGCATTCGCAACGCAAAACAGGAAAAAACTTGAAAAATTTAATCTTATTGGAACAGGAACAACAGCTAAACTTGTAAAAGAAAAAACAGGTTTAAAAGTCAAAGCTTACCATTCAGGTCCATATGGGGGTGATGTTGAAATTGCTGCGCTCGTGGTCAAGGGAAAGTGTGATGTGGTTATATTTCTTCACGACCCGCTTGAACCACATCCACATGATCCAGATATTAAAACTTTGATGAGGGTTTGTGATGTTTATAATGTTCCACTTGCAACAAATCTTTCAACCGCAGAAATAATTATCAATGCAATTTCGGAAATGGACTTTGATTGA
- a CDS encoding bacillithiol biosynthesis deacetylase BshB1 produces MKLYALAIAAHPDDIELSCSGTIIKLTHKGYPVGILDLTRGELGTRGNEKIREEEAKEAASLMGVKVRENLELPDGGIEVTQKNKIELIKIIRKYKPDIIFAPYWVERHPDHENTSKLVREAWYLSGLAKLKTKLNGKSQEPFRPKKIFFYVQYFYQQFTPNLIIDISDVFDKKIKVIECYKSQFFNPSVKFNDKETLLSTPDFKEYLIARARFFGEMIGRKYGEPFLTLSPIGLNGIDDVILPERS; encoded by the coding sequence ATGAAGTTATATGCCCTTGCGATAGCAGCTCATCCAGATGATATAGAATTAAGTTGTAGCGGGACAATAATAAAGCTAACTCATAAGGGTTATCCAGTAGGAATACTTGATCTTACCCGTGGTGAACTTGGAACACGAGGCAATGAGAAAATAAGGGAAGAAGAGGCGAAAGAAGCCGCATCGCTCATGGGGGTGAAAGTGCGAGAAAACCTTGAATTACCCGACGGAGGGATAGAGGTCACACAAAAAAATAAAATTGAGTTGATAAAAATCATTAGAAAGTATAAACCCGATATAATTTTTGCCCCCTATTGGGTTGAAAGACATCCAGACCACGAAAATACAAGCAAACTTGTCCGCGAGGCTTGGTATCTTTCCGGGCTTGCCAAGTTGAAGACAAAACTCAATGGTAAATCTCAAGAACCGTTTCGCCCCAAAAAAATTTTCTTTTATGTCCAATATTTCTATCAGCAGTTTACCCCGAACCTCATCATAGATATATCCGATGTGTTTGATAAAAAGATTAAAGTTATTGAATGCTATAAATCCCAATTTTTTAATCCGTCTGTAAAATTTAACGATAAAGAGACACTGTTAAGTACCCCAGATTTTAAAGAATATCTAATAGCCAGAGCTCGTTTTTTTGGCGAAATGATAGGAAGAAAATACGGTGAGCCTTTTTTAACGCTGAGCCCAATTGGGTTAAATGGCATAGACGATGTCATTCTACCCGAACGAAGTTAA